One part of the Vicia villosa cultivar HV-30 ecotype Madison, WI linkage group LG6, Vvil1.0, whole genome shotgun sequence genome encodes these proteins:
- the LOC131614580 gene encoding serine carboxypeptidase 1-like, whose product MFSVLSEKALFCSLILLVCHFAISCKANQQGEYLNKLIQSKRFQQKDIYSHEEANNLSDFGDEYVVSHEHDVEQELRLKEADKVKALPGQPKGVDFDQFAGYISVDAKEKRKLFYYFVESTLNSSTKPLVLWLNGGPGCSSFGYGAMQEIGPFRINRDSKTLSLNKYAWTKVANVLFLESPAGVGFSYSENSSDLKVGDKRTAIDSYIFLQNWLKRFPQHSSRDFFIVGESYAGHYVPQLASLIQSENKKNRNVINLKGIAVGNGWIDDNLGKIGMYDNFWMHALNSDETHKGIEKYCQFKNSDVSKECHGYLQKAINEIGNIDLYNIYAPLCTNTSHFENGFDPCADTTTANYLNLPQVQEALHVKATEWFSCNGKIYWTDSATSILPTINELRSSGISIWIYSGDVDGIVPTTSSRYSINSLNLSVHTPWRPWYSEKEVGGYLIGYEGLTLITVRGAGHMVPSNQPQRALTMISSFLQGILPP is encoded by the exons ATGTTTTCCGTTTTGTCAGAAAAAGCACTTTTTTGCTCTTTGATTTTGTTAGTGTGCCACTTTGCAATCTCGTGCAAAGCCAACCAACAAGGGGAATATCTCAACAAGCTTATTCAATCAAAGAGGTTTCAACAAAAGGATATTTATTCACATGAAGAAGCTAACAATTTAAGTGATTTTGGTGATGAATATGTTGTTTCACATGAACACGATGTTGAACAAGAATTAAGATTGAAGGAAGCTGATAAGGTGAAAGCTTTGCCTGGTCAACCAAAAGGGGTGGATTTTGATCAATTTGCAGGCTATATATCTGTTGATGCAAAAGAGAAACGAAAACTTTTCTACTATTTTGTGGAATCAACTTTGAATTCTTCTACAAAACCTCTTGTTCTATGGCTCAATGGAG GACCTGGATGCTCttcatttgggtatggagccATGCAAGAAATAGGACCTTTTAGAATCAACCGTGATTCAAAAACACTTTCCCTTAATAAATATGCATGGACCAAAG TGGCAAATGTTCTCTTCTTAGAGTCTCCAGCAGGAGTTGGATTTTCTTATTCAGAAAACTCTTCAGATCTTAAAGTTGGTGACAAAAGAACTGCCATAGATTCAtacatttttcttcaaaattggcTCAAGAGATTTCCACAACATAGCTCTCGCGATTTCTTTATAGTTGGTGAAAGTTATGCTGGTCATTATGTCCCTCAACTAGCATCTTTAATCCAatcagaaaataaaaaaaatcgcaATGTGATCAATTTAAAGGGAATTGCG GTTGGAAATGGTTGGATAGATGACAATTTAGGTAAAATAGGTATGTATGATAATTTCTGGATGCATGCTCTAAACTCGGATGAAACCCACAAAGGAATTGAAAAATATTGTCAGTTTAAGAACTCCGACGTGTCAAAGGAATGCCATGGATATTTACAAAAAGCCATTAATGAGATTGGAAATATTGACTTGTATAACATATATGCTCCACTTTGTACAAACACTAGTCACTTT GAAAATGGTTTTGATCCTTGTGCCGATACTACTACGGCTAACTACTTAAATCTACCTCAAGTTCAAGAGGCTCTACATGTTAAAGCCACAGAATGGTTTTCTTGCAA TGGGAAAATATATTGGACTGATAGTGCAACAAGTATTCTACCAACTATAAATGAGTTAAGGTCAAGTGGTATAAGCATTTGGATATACAG TGGTGATGTAGATGGTATTGTTCCCACAACTTCATCAAGGTATTCAATAAATTCTTTGAACCTATCGGTACATACGCCATGGCGTCCATGGTATTCAGAAAAAGAG GTGGGAGGATATTTGATTGGTTACGAAGGACTTACACTTATCACAGTTAGAGGAGCTGGGCACATGGTTCCGAGTAACCAACCACAAAGGGCACTAACTATGATCTCATCTTTCCTTCAAGGAATACTTCCTCCCtaa